CTCGGCGGCCCGGACCGCTGCCGCGGCGAGACGCTCGGCCTCGACGGTGTCGAGCACGACGCCGGAGGCGAAACCCCACGCGCCGCGATGGACGACCCGCACCGCCATGCCGAGGTCGACCGAGTCGGCGACGCCCAGCACCTGTCCGTCGCGCACGGAGACGCGCTGGAACCGGTTGCGCTCGAGGCGGAAGTCGGCGTGCTGCACGCCCAGGGCGCGCGCCCGGTCGAGGGCCGCCTCCGCGAGCCGGTGCCGGGGGAGCGCCAGGAGGTCGGGGTCGATCAGGTCCTCAGCGTCGGCCATGGGCCGACCCTATGCGTCGGCGTGGGCGATGGCGACGTGTGAGCCCGTGCGCGTCGGCTGGACGTGGAGCTGGGTGGTGATGCGGGTGCGCAGCTCGCTGACGTGGCTGACCACCCCGACCGCGCGGCCGCCGGTGCGCAGGTCGTCGATGCGGTCCATCACCTGGTCGAGGGTCTCGGGGTCGAGCGTGCCGAAGCCCTCGTCGATGAACAGGGTGTCGACCTCCACCCCGCCCGACTCCTCGCCGATCACGTCGGCCAGCCCCAGGGCGAGCGCGAGGGAGACCACGAAGCACTCGCCGCCGGACAGCGAGGAGGGCGCACGCACCTCGCCGGTCCACTCGTCGAGGACCTCGAGATCGAGCCCCGCCTGGGAGTTGGCCCGTCGACCGCGCTGGGTGCGTCGCAGGAGGTAGCGGGTGTCCCGCATGTGGGAGAGCCGCGCGTTGGCGGCGTCGAGGACCTGGTCGAGGCGGGTCGCCAGGACGTAGGAGGACAGCCTCATGTGCAGACGGTTGCTGCCGGTGCCACGGACGAGGCTCGCCAGGTCGACCACCGTCGCGGCGTCGGCCTCGACGGGGGCCCACCTGTCGACCGCCACCGCGAGCTGGTCGACCTGGGCGCGCAGACCGGTGAGCTGCTGCCGGGCGTGGTCGCGCAGCGCCGAGACCCGGGCGTGCTCGTGGCGGGCCTGGCGCGCAGCCGCCTCGACGAGCGCGAGGTCGAGCCTGGTGGGGGCGGCGCCGGGGTCGGCGGGGTCGGCGGGGTCGGCGAGTTCGGCGGGTTCGTCGAGGTGGTCGGGGAGCGCGGCGACGTCGGGCTCGGCCAGGACCCCCTCGGCCTGCAGCCGGACGGACTCCCGCTCGCGCGCGGCGCGTTCGAGGGCGGCGCGCGTGGCCGGCTCGAGGAGAGCCGCCCGGGCCTCGTCGAGGTCGGCGAACCCCGCGGCCCACGCCGCGTCCTCGGCCTCGTGCTGGGCCTCGGCCAGCGCGGCACGGGCCGAGGCGTGCGCGGCGGTCGCCTCGACCAGCGCCCGGGTGAGGGTCGAGGTGCGGCTCACCGCGGCGAGGCGGTGCTCGAGGGCGGCGGCCAGCTCGTCCGGGCTCCTCGGGTCGGCCGTGTCCTGGTCGAGATCGGCAGCACCGGGGTCACCAGCACTGGGGCCGGAGGACGTGGAGCCGGCGGAGGCGGGGTCGGCGGGGTCGGCGGGGTCGAGCGCGCGACGCAGGTCGGCCGCCGCCGCGTCGCGGTCGCGCCGCAGCCCGTCGAGCCGTGCCGTGAGACCGGCGACCTCGGCGGTGGCGGCGTCGTGGTCGAGGGCTGCCTGGTCCAGCCGGTGGCGCAGGTCGTCGAGGCGGGTGGCGAGCGAGCGCCGTGCGGACTCCGCCTCACGGGCCACGTGGACGGCGCTGTCGGCCTCGCGGAGGGCGCGCTCGGCCTCGTCGCGGTCGAGACCGCCGGAGGCCTGCCGCGCGGTCGAGACGCGGGAACGCAGCTCCTCGGAGGTCCGCCGGGCGCTGTCGTGGAGCAGTCGCGCTCGGTCGGCCGCCGCCTGCGCCTCGGACTGGTCGGCCTCGGTGACGGCCGCCTGGGACGGGGCCGCCGGGGCGGGGTGGTCCGTGCTCCCGCAGACCTGGCAGGCCTCGCCGTCGACGAGGGCGCCGGCGAGCTCGGCGGCGATGCCCTCGAGCCGCCGGGCGACCAGGTCGAGGGCGTGGCCACGGGCGTCGTTGGCCGCGCTGTGAGCGTCTCGTTCGGCCTGCTCCGCGGCCTCGAGCCGGGGCAGGAGCTCGGCGTGCTGGATGGCCGACTGCAGCTGCCGGGTGGCCTCCTCGTGCCGCTCGAGGGCGGTGGGGAGACCGGCGGCGACCACCGTGACCTCCGCGAGCCGGCCCTCGAGGTCCGCGCGCTCGGCGGGCAGCGCGCCCCGCTCCTCGGCGACGGCGGACAGGACGGCCCTCGCCGCGTCGAGCGCGGACTCGGCCTCCTCACCGGCCTCCGACAGGCGGCGCAGGTCCTCCGCGCGCGAGCGCAGCCCGCGCAGGTGGTGCTCCTGCTCGGCGAGCCGTGCCAGGAGGGCGGCAGCGTCGCGGGCGCCGTCGAGGCTCTCGTCAGCCGGGAGGTCGTCGGCGAGCGCGTGGTCGGGGAGCAGGGCGGGAGCCGCGGCGAGCACACGACGCGCGGAGTCCTCGGCGACCCCGGCCGCGGCCGCCCGGGAGAACGCACGGTCGCGGGGGGCGAGCAGCGGCGCGACCAGGCGGGCCCGGCGGTCGGCGTCGAGGGTGGCGGCGTCGCGGTCCGCGGCGTCCGCACCGGCCTCGAGCGCCGCGAGGTCGGCGCGGGCCCGGTCGCGTCGCCGCAGGAGCACATCGGTGCGCCGGGCGTCGTCCGCCTCGCTCTCGGCGGCGTCGGCAGCGAGGGCGGACGCCTCGGCCTCGACCCCGAGCTCGTCGACCCGGGCCGCCGCGGCCGCGACGAGGGACTCGGCCCACTCGTGCAGAGCAGGTGCGTCCTGCGGAGCGAGGTCGCCCTGCAGCGCCTCGGGCAGCTCGGCGCCGGACCGGTCGCGGAGGACGGCCAGCAGCGTGCGCAGCTCGGCCAGGGAGGTCTGGGCCTGGTCGCGGACCGTGCGGGCCCGGTCGTGCATCCACTGCTCGATGCGGCTGAAGCGCTGGGTGGCGAACAGTCGCTCGAGGACGTCCCGGCGCTCGTCGGAGCGCGCCTTGAGGAACGTCTGGAAACCGCTCTGGGGCAGCAGGACCACCTGCATGAACTGCTCGGAGGTCATCCCCAGGAGGAGACCCAGCTCGTGTCCGACCTCCTGGGCCCGGTCGGAGACCAGCCGCTCGGTGCCGTCGGGCTCGATCTCGAACAACCGCGCCGAGGCCTGCTCCCGGGTGGTGCCCTCTCCTCGCCGCTTGGGACGGCGCCACTCCGGGGTGCGCACGACGCGCAGGCGCCGGCCGCGGAGGGTGAGCTCGAGCTCGACCCGGGGGGTCCGGTCGGCCGGGGCGTGGTCGGAGCGCAGGCCCCGGACCTCGCGGTCGCCGGGCACCACGGAGTAGAGGGCGAAGCAGACCGCGTCGAGCAGGCTGGTCTTGCCCGCGCCGGTGGGGCCGGTGAGCAGGAAGACCCCCGCCTCGTTGAGCGCGTCGAAGTTGACGACCTGGGTGTCGGCATAGGGACCGAAGGCGGTGACCTCGAGCCGGTGCAGCCGCATCACGCCACCCCGGTGTCGGGTCGCCCGAGCGGGTCGGCGTCGGGGTCCTCCTCGCGCAGGGCGCAGGTGCAGGCGAGCTGGAGCAGGAGCTCCTCCTCGGTGGTGGGCTCGAGGTCGCGGACGTCCTGGACGAACCCCAGGGCGACGTCGAGGTCGGACCGGCCGGTCACGTGCGGCACGACCGGGGCCCGGGTCACCGCCACGCCCTCGGGGTCGAAGTCGAGGGTCAGGGTGTGGGGGAAACGAGCGCGCAGCCGCTCGAGGGGAGCGGCCGGCCTGGCGGGGTCGGTGAGCGTGACCGCGAGGTAGAGCTGCTCGGCCGCCGCCAGCGACGGGTCGAGGAGCAGGTCGTCGAGCCGCCCGCGCACCCGCTGCAGCCCGCGGTGGACGGGCGCCGGGACGAGGTCGACCCGCTCGACCCCGTCGCGGCCCAGCTCCACCAGCCAGGACCCCTTGGCGTGGCCCTCCTCGGAGAAGGAGTAGGCCACCGGCGACCCGCTGTAGCGCACCGTCGGGGTCAGCTCGCGCGCTCCGTGGAGGTGGCCCAGGGCGACGTAGGACGGACGGGTGAACAACGACGTCGGGGCGATCGCGAGCCCACCCACGGCCAGCTCGCGCTCGCTGTCGCTGCGCATCGCGTCGGCCGACTCGGCCGACCCGGCCACGAACGCGTGGGCCATCACCACCGACCGGCCGCCGCGCCGGTCGAGGTCGGCGTGGACGCGCTCCATCGCCTCACCCAGGGCGGCCGCGTGGGTGCGCTGCTCGAGGCCCCAGGCCTGCCGCACGGCGTCGGGCTCGAGGTAGGGGATGCCGTGCACCGCGACCGTGCCCCAGTCGTCCTCGACCAGGACCGGTGTGCCGACGTCCTGCCACCGCGTGCGCAGGTGGACGCCCGCGGAGTCGACGAGCCGGGCGTTGCTGCCGAGCCGGATCGCGGAGTCGTGGTTGCCGCTGGTCACCACGACGCGGACCCCGAGACCGGCCAGCCGGCCCAGCACGTCGGAGGCGAGCTCGACCGCGCCCACCGGGGGCAGCGCCCGGTCGTGCACGTCGCCGGAGACGACGACGAGGTCCACCTGCTCGACGCGCACCGTCTCGACGAGGTGGTCGAGGTGGGCCGCCTGCGCCGGGAGCAGGTCGACCCCGTGGAACGACCGGCCCAGGTGCCAGTCGGAGGTGTGGAGGATGCGCACACCCTGAC
This genomic window from Nocardioides marmoribigeumensis contains:
- a CDS encoding SMC family ATPase, which translates into the protein MRLHRLEVTAFGPYADTQVVNFDALNEAGVFLLTGPTGAGKTSLLDAVCFALYSVVPGDREVRGLRSDHAPADRTPRVELELTLRGRRLRVVRTPEWRRPKRRGEGTTREQASARLFEIEPDGTERLVSDRAQEVGHELGLLLGMTSEQFMQVVLLPQSGFQTFLKARSDERRDVLERLFATQRFSRIEQWMHDRARTVRDQAQTSLAELRTLLAVLRDRSGAELPEALQGDLAPQDAPALHEWAESLVAAAAARVDELGVEAEASALAADAAESEADDARRTDVLLRRRDRARADLAALEAGADAADRDAATLDADRRARLVAPLLAPRDRAFSRAAAAGVAEDSARRVLAAAPALLPDHALADDLPADESLDGARDAAALLARLAEQEHHLRGLRSRAEDLRRLSEAGEEAESALDAARAVLSAVAEERGALPAERADLEGRLAEVTVVAAGLPTALERHEEATRQLQSAIQHAELLPRLEAAEQAERDAHSAANDARGHALDLVARRLEGIAAELAGALVDGEACQVCGSTDHPAPAAPSQAAVTEADQSEAQAAADRARLLHDSARRTSEELRSRVSTARQASGGLDRDEAERALREADSAVHVAREAESARRSLATRLDDLRHRLDQAALDHDAATAEVAGLTARLDGLRRDRDAAAADLRRALDPADPADPASAGSTSSGPSAGDPGAADLDQDTADPRSPDELAAALEHRLAAVSRTSTLTRALVEATAAHASARAALAEAQHEAEDAAWAAGFADLDEARAALLEPATRAALERAARERESVRLQAEGVLAEPDVAALPDHLDEPAELADPADPADPGAAPTRLDLALVEAAARQARHEHARVSALRDHARQQLTGLRAQVDQLAVAVDRWAPVEADAATVVDLASLVRGTGSNRLHMRLSSYVLATRLDQVLDAANARLSHMRDTRYLLRRTQRGRRANSQAGLDLEVLDEWTGEVRAPSSLSGGECFVVSLALALGLADVIGEESGGVEVDTLFIDEGFGTLDPETLDQVMDRIDDLRTGGRAVGVVSHVSELRTRITTQLHVQPTRTGSHVAIAHADA
- a CDS encoding metallophosphoesterase family protein, whose amino-acid sequence is MRILHTSDWHLGRSFHGVDLLPAQAAHLDHLVETVRVEQVDLVVVSGDVHDRALPPVGAVELASDVLGRLAGLGVRVVVTSGNHDSAIRLGSNARLVDSAGVHLRTRWQDVGTPVLVEDDWGTVAVHGIPYLEPDAVRQAWGLEQRTHAAALGEAMERVHADLDRRGGRSVVMAHAFVAGSAESADAMRSDSERELAVGGLAIAPTSLFTRPSYVALGHLHGARELTPTVRYSGSPVAYSFSEEGHAKGSWLVELGRDGVERVDLVPAPVHRGLQRVRGRLDDLLLDPSLAAAEQLYLAVTLTDPARPAAPLERLRARFPHTLTLDFDPEGVAVTRAPVVPHVTGRSDLDVALGFVQDVRDLEPTTEEELLLQLACTCALREEDPDADPLGRPDTGVA